A window of the Scyliorhinus torazame isolate Kashiwa2021f chromosome 12, sScyTor2.1, whole genome shotgun sequence genome harbors these coding sequences:
- the tlnrd1 gene encoding talin rod domain-containing protein 1 has protein sequence MASSGSAQSASSSSGGSGSQQRRRLAFVCDMCKSKMQLVADLLLLSSDNRPVHSESLPEAAMGGGESLAGPGRAVAGSESLAGPGRAVAGGESLAGPEEAAGGESLAGPEKAAARPGRVAGGESFDKIRDTVIARTKGLSILTHDVQSQLNMGRYGEVADSLAELCELVVALVECSAHAAYLAAAEAPGSQAAVAGLVDRYRLSRARHEVEQSCSLLRTAPLGELRPPLLLEVSRGLSRGLRGLTEACALASDCSRDRFAREQFKLSVKCLSSSAAALLACVRELKGRPCEASRARCVLFGGPLLQAVHALVGFATEPQFLGRAASLSAEGRAVQTAVLGGAMSVVSACVLLTQCLRDIALHSDSSKVPDYRQRLHHSALAVSDGCKLLSQALRDRSSPRTLPPPPLNSLK, from the coding sequence ATGGCTAGTAGCGGCTCGGCCCAGTCGGCGAGCAGCAGTAGCGGCGGCAGCGGCTCCCAGCAGCGGCGGAGACTGGCTTTCGTGTGCGACATGTGCAAGAGCAAGATGCAGCTGGTGGCCGACCTGCTGCTGCTGTCCAGCGACAACCGGCCGGTGCACAGCGAGAGCCTGCCCGAGGCGGCGATGGGAGGAGGCGAGAGCCTGGCGGGACCGGGGAGGGCGGTGGCGGGGAGCGAGAGCCTGGCGGGACCGGGGAGGGCGGTGGCGGGGGGCGAGAGCCTGGCGGGACCGGAGGAGGCGGCGGGGGGCGAGAGCCTGGCGGGACCGGAGAAGGCGGCGGCGCGACCGGGGAGGGTGGCGGGAGGCGAGTCCTTCGACAAGATCCGCGACACGGTGATCGCCCGCACCAAGGGGCTCTCCATCCTGACCCACGACGTGCAGAGCCAGCTGAACATGGGCCGGTACGGCGAGGTAGCAGACAGCCTGGCCGAGCTGTGCGAGCTGGTGGTGGCGCTGGTGGAGTGCTCGGCCCACGCGGCCTACCTGGCGGCAGCCGAGGCGCCGGGCTCGCAGGCGGCGGTGGCCGGCCTGGTGGACCGCTACCGGCTGAGCCGGGCCCGGCACGAGGTGGAGCAGAGCTGCAGCCTGCTGCGGACGGCGCCGCTGGGCGAGCTGAGGCCGCCGCTGCTGCTCGAGGTGTCTCGCGGCCTGTCGCGGGGCCTGCGCGGCCTGACCGAGGCCTGCGCGCTGGCCTCCGACTGCAGCCGCGACCGCTTCGCCCGCGAGCAGTTCAAGCTCAGCGTCAAGTGCCTGAGCTCCAGCGccgccgcgctgctggcctgcgtgCGGGAGCTGAAGGGGCGGCCGTGCGAGGCCAGCCGGGCCCGCTGCGTCCTGTTCGGCGGGCCGCTGCTGCAGGCCGTCCACGCCCTGGTGGGCTTCGCCACCGAGCCGCAGTTCCTGGGCCGCGCCGCCTCGCTCAGCGCCGAGGGCCGCGCCGTGCAGACCGCCGTGCTGGGCGGCGCCATGAGCGTGGTGTCGGCCTGCGTCCTCCTCACCCAGTGCCTCCGGGACATCGCGCTGCACTCGGACAGCAGCAAGGTGCCCGACTACCGGCAGCGCCTTCACCACTCCGCCCTGGCCGTGTCCGACGGCTGCAAGCTGCTGTCCCAGGCTCTGCGGGACCGCTCCTCACCCAGGACCCTGCCCCCGCCGCCACTCAACTCCCTCAAGTGA